From one Populus alba chromosome 17, ASM523922v2, whole genome shotgun sequence genomic stretch:
- the LOC118029681 gene encoding transcription factor AS1, producing MKERQRWQPEEDAILRAYVKQYGPKEWNLISQRVEASGKTLNRDPKSCLERWKNYLKPGIKKGCLTPEEQALVVSLQAKYGNKWKKIASEVPGRTAKRLSKWWEVFKEKQSKSKSLMHHHHNTQYSNQHHQREGSIPVTGDKTSSQGKYDHILETFAEKYVQPKILNQFQSFPCSLSTMMPPMPDPDPVLSLGSAWMNPGSNLSSSTSTTVSATPSPSVSLSLSPSDPGFDPSLTRIIPGQQMGTLVQYCKELEEGRQNWLQHKKEATWRLSRLEQQLESEKARKRREKMEEIEAKIRCLREEEVSFMSKIESEYKEQLSALHRDAESKEAKLVEAWSSKHVRFAKLVEQIGVHFGGGGGGGGISCSHGLAL from the coding sequence ATGAAGGAGAGACAACGTTGGCAACCAGAAGAAGATGCTATACTGAGAGCCTATGTTAAGCAATATGGTCCGAAAGAATGGAATCTCATCTCTCAACGTGTGGAAGCTAGTGGCAAAACCCTTAACAGAGACCCGAAATCCTGCCTTGAACGCTGGAAAAACTACCTCAAACCAGGCATCAAGAAGGGATGTCTGACCCCGGAAGAGCAAGCCCTTGTCGTTTCTCTCCAGGCCAAGTACGGTAACAAGTGGAAAAAGATTGCTAGTGAAGTCCCTGGCCGTACAGCAAAGAGGCTTAGCAAGTGGTGGGAGGTTTTTAAAGAGAAGCAATCAAAGTCCAAGTCTTTAATGCACCATCACCATAATACACAATACTCCAATCAGCACCACCAACGAGAAGGGAGTATTCCGGTCACCGGGGATAAAACTTCTTCTCAAGGAAAATACGACCACATCTTGGAGACCTTTGCTGAGAAGTACGTGCAACCGAAGATCCTCAACCAGTTTCAATCTTTTCCCTGTAGTTTATCCACTATGATGCCTCCCATGCCTGACCCTGACCCGGTTCTTTCCCTCGGGTCTGCTTGGATGAACCCCGGTTCAAACTTGTCATCTTCAACTAGCACCACAGTTTCAGCCACACCATCCCCATCAGTGAGCTTGTCGTTATCTCCTTCTGATCCGGGGTTTGACCCGAGCTTGACCCGGATCATACCGGGTCAGCAAATGGGTACTTTGGTTCAGTATTGCAAGGAGCTCGAGGAGGGGAGGCAAAACTGGCTGCAGCATAAGAAGGAGGCAACATGGAGGCTTAGTAGACTAGAGCAGCAGTTAGAGTCAGAGAAGGCAAGGAAGAGAAgggagaaaatggaggagatcGAGGCAAAGATAAGGTGTTTGAGAGAGGAAGAGGTGAGCTTTATGAGTAAGATCGAGAGCGAGTATAAAGAGCAGTTAAGTGCATTGCATAGAGACGCTGAAAGTAAAGAGGCAAAACTTGTGGAAGCTTGGAGCAGCAAGCATGTCAGGTTTGCCAAGCTTGTTGAGCAAATTGGGGTGCactttggtggtggtggtggtggtggtgggattTCATGCAGCCATGGATTAGCATTGTAA
- the LOC118029685 gene encoding allene oxide cyclase, chloroplastic: MAYSSSALRTFSSATSVKAGAPRSNTNGVVPAKPSLFSFKLAQNPRLLTKSSSFGNFSGTKRSFSCKSQAASTEDSRPATKVQELNVYEINERDRGSPAYLRLSYRPVNTLGDLVPFSNKLYTGDLQKRIGITAGICILIQHKTEKQGDRYEAVYSFYFGDYGHLSVQGAYLTYEDTYLAVTGGSGIFEGAYGQVKLRQLVFPFKLFYTFYLKGLKNDLPEELVGKPVEPTPAVEPTPAAKAAEPHATIANYSD, encoded by the exons ATGGCTTACTCAAGCTCTGCTTTGAGAACCTTCTCTTCTGCTACTTCTGTGAAAGCAGGTGCACCGAGATCAAACACTAATGGTGTTGTGCCTGCCAAACCATCACTCTTTTCTTTCAAGCTGGCTCAAAACCCAAGACTCCTCacaaaatcttcaagctttggcAACTTCTCAGGGACTAAGAGATCTTTCTCTTGCAAAAGCCAAGCTGCCTCAACTGAGGATTCAAGACCGGCCA CCAAAGTTCAAGAACTGAATGTTTATGAGATCAATGAGAGAGACCGTGGAAGCCCTGCTTATCTTCGTTTGAGCTACAGACCTGTCAATACTCTTGGTGATCTTGTGCCTTTTAGCAACAAA CTTTACACCGGAGACCTACAGAAACGCATAGGAATAACAGCAGGAATATGCATTCTGATCCAACACAAAACGGAAAAGCAAGGTGACCGGTATGAGGCAGTCTACAGCTTCTACTTTGGTGACTACGGTCACCTTTCGGTGCAGGGAGCTTATTTGACCTACGAGGACACGTATCTCGCTGTGACTGGTGGGTCAGGTATTTTTGAAGGGGCGTATGGTCAGGTTAAGCTGCGGCAGCTTGTGTTCCCTTTCAAGCTGTTTTACACATTTTATTTGAAGGGTCTTAAGAACGATTTGCCTGAGGAGCTGGTTGGGAAGCCTGTTGAGCCGACCCCTGCTGTTGAGCCGACCCCTGCGGCTAAGGCTGCTGAGCCACATGCTACCATTGCTAATTATAGTGATTAA